Proteins encoded together in one Rana temporaria chromosome 6, aRanTem1.1, whole genome shotgun sequence window:
- the LOC120944331 gene encoding up-regulator of cell proliferation-like, translating to MSPAILGICEPDSRGSERMANAGPELLWMRYRSIHTHSGDVWVAGEGLIPCARRWLYKLSLLVLLSHKKSALELFLESLDLGRLSTSKLTLREFLDIGPETLVNTEPSRNVFWCFFQKLFSLNGTARLINSKDLEIADDCQESNVDELFESNDVSSDSINPLDVVCALLHCSDTFLQQEIITKMSMCQFAVPLILPDGDTPDGGTFMLFGLRDIVKRWTPKNLKKAYIEESIVQLRMPVFSFVRLGEYGSSKSKILNQILSLEDQLHDFFLHQDTNGGNVKRKISDGLVEVAWYFPAGRDSDLFHEPITIANLRGELQSSKKQFCFLTKISQIVFIFIENREGENQCFTDINILSENYFFIINIPSSAITQGTFKAFLENLACKVNKNYLFTMSKDNKDTAKKNFDLLSNIFPELKKRILLLNPRMSQERQIARKLQLIIKEKVVIRESLIIFEDLEPVAYEIGIDIDEDCKEISDPKTRAQEITKCVDDVVKYKKETMKLQGDVWKELTKLEKELCQMKKQGSMSGEEYKSQIFMKILDLRTKHNRHELPDGINKFLEALTKLSKTELRFFFKWTKVYLDSISRKSVLQTQQIKEKGLSQNISERNLGIEHFLRELGQFYESEYFLVENKKIDGSQKKCHNVPEIAADLLLNGFPLELIDGDVHNIPLQWITDVLKELNKKMGGGCKIRVISALGVQSTGKSTLLNTMFGLQLPVSSGRCTRGAFMTLLNVKESLWEDLGCQCILVIDTEGLRAPEFSSIDGSSERDNQLATLVIGLSDITIVNISMENATEMKEILQIVVHAFLRLKEIGKKPSCQFVHQNVSDVSAHEKIMREKQLLLEQLDDVTKVAAKMENNTDVTQFCDIIKYDIENHNWYIPGLWHGVPPMASISTGYSEKVNELKMHLLECIKHKAHSDSCTITDFTEWIKSLWNAVKHEKFIFGFRSVLVANAYNQLCMAYSEQEWKFKKEAHSWMIKTENTIKNQISDDQKPGMQVYFYKEINEMLQKQVESIETFLKEYFEKDDKYVTLVLQYRDDFTNSVSLLRDELARSLNNKCTEIIHIQTEKNKIKNIQANYQKRIEKQVSALLEKHRHSERKLSVEELESEFMIMWNKTLQEFNLSGLKRQDIDKMMLEHLRRDMRNKAGYINEKLIELHNLEDYQAQDFMIIPEYFEGPELQAVKNISKEQLWNEATSVALTILARCNSFVTNKIATKEDYNETLCQQLLDIVNEGLKQNIVLKSEFKPLLELDLKLLSLGKAAPKFQKRHDDFIQENDPKLCLEKLKPEYLQIFKEVYMKTDDCRDRAKRFCDKYLKPALIDYVFSNLGKDIVDDILSSEDSMKYGSRIFFQNALLSDLLKKKIFSEYVKYCLQYEIFVIDWITNYITVRYMESARLKKVISTRLSAITRKVKETLEIKSVLRHTTLSESLDEFCQNLKNELVISQNDITLVIFPDTANVQDFCKYVNQCLSDIETQILTELSSLNMEVVLTRTSIKPQDELFNKVFGCGKQCPFCRVPCELGGAEHKEHFASIHRPQGLGQYKYKSSNILCHELCTTDVISITAFENAATKWNPHPFKEYKKIYPEWKIQADSGMKASIYWKYVFKEFNEEFAKEYNASAATLPEDWEKITFQEALESIQSN from the coding sequence acaagaaAAGCGCACTTGAGCTGTTTCTTGAGAGTCTGGACCTGGGAAGACTTTCTACATCAAAATTAACACTAAGAGAATTCTTGGATATCGGACCAGAGACCCTAGTGAATACCGAACCTTCAAGGAATGTTTTCTGGTGCTTCTttcaaaaacttttttctttaaatgGAACTGCACGGCTCATCAATTCAAAAGACTTAGAAATAGCTGATGATTGCCAAGAGTCTAACGTAGATGAATTATTTGAGAGTAATGATGTTTCATCAGATTCTATCAACCCTCTTGACGTTGTGTGTGCTCTCCTGCACTGCTCTGACACGTTTCTTCAACAGGAGATTATAACAAAAATGTCTatgtgtcaatttgctgtccctctGATCCTCCCTGATGGTGATACCCCTGATGGTGGTACCTTCATGCTGTTTGGTTTGAGAGATATTGTAAAGCGATGGACACCAAAAAATCTAAAGAAAGCATACATTGAAGAAAGTATAGTACAACTTCGCATGCCAGTGTTTTCATTTGTGAGGTTAGGGGAATATGGCTCATCAAAATCCAAAATTCTAAATCAAATTCTTAGTCTTGAAGATCaactccatgatttttttttgcatcaggATACAAATGGTGGAAATGTCAAAAGAAAAATATCTGATGGATTGGTGGAAGTAGCCTGGTACTTTCCAGCTGGAAGAGATTCAGATCTTTTTCATGAACCTATTACCATAGCCAACCTGCGAGGAGAACTACAGAGCAGTAAAAAACAATTTTGTTTTCTCACAAAGATCTCACAAATTGTGTTCATATTTATTGAGAACAGAGAGGGTGAGAATCAGTGTTTCACTGACATCAATATTTTaagtgaaaattatttttttattatcaatattCCTTCTTCTGCAATTACACAAGGAACATTCAAGGCATTTCTGGAAAACCTGGCATGCAAGGTAAACAAAAACTATCTTTTCACTATGAGTAAAGACAACAAAGATACAGCAAAAAAGAACTTTGACCTTCTGTCAAACATTTTTCCAGaactaaaaaaaagaattctgcTACTAAACCCAAGAATGTCTCAAGAAAGACAGATTGCAAGAAAATTACAATtgataataaaagaaaaagtagTGATCAGGGAAAGTCTTATTATTTTTGAGGATCTAGAACCTGTTGCATATGAGATTGGAATAGACATAGATGAGGACTGCAAGGAGATCAGTGACCCTAAAACACGTGCCCAGGAAATCACTAAGTGTGTAGATGATGTGGTCAAGTATAAGAAAGAAACAATGAAATTACAAGGAGATGTTTGGAAAGAACTGACCAAACTTGAGAAAGAATTATGTCAAATGAAAAAGCAAGGCAGTATGTCTGGAGAGGAATACAAATCACAAATATTTATGAAAATATTAGATTTGCGCACAAAGCATAATCGGCACGAACTTCCCGATGGCATTAACAAATTTCTGGAAGCCTTGACTAAGTTATCAAAAACAgagttacgatttttttttaagtggacaAAGGTCTATTTGGATTCAATATCTCGGAAGAGTGTCTTACAAACCCAACAAATTAAAGAAAAAGGTCTTAGTCAAAACATATCTGAAAGAAATTTGGGAATAGAACATTTTCTTCGTGAGTTGGGTCAGTTTTATGAATCAGAATATTTTCtggtagaaaacaaaaaaattgatggcagtcaaaaaaaatgtcataacgtTCCAGAAATAGCTGCTGATCTCTTGTTGAATGGATTCCCATTAGAGCTGATTGATGGAGATGTCCACAATATACCCCTGCAATGGATAACTGATGTCCTAAAGGAACTCAACAAAAAAATGGGAGGTGGATGCAAAATCAGAGTTATATCAGCACTAGGAGTGCAGAGTACAGGGAAATCCACCCTTCTCAACACCATGTTTGGATTGCAGCTGCCAGTATCCAGTGGAAGATGCACACGAGGAGCCTTCATGACACTTCTAAATGTAAAGGAGAGCCTCTGGGAGGATTTGGGCTGTCAGTGTATTTTGGTGATTGACACTGAAGGATTAAGAGCTCCTGAGTTTTCTTCCATTGATGGTAGTTCAGAACGTGACAATCAACTGGCCACACTGGTGATCGGGTTAAGTGATATCACCATTGTCAATATATCCATGGAAAATGCAACAGAGATGAAAGAAATTTTACAGATTGTGGTCCATGCGTTTCTTCGGCTGAAAGAAATCGGGAAGAAACCCAGCTGCCAGTTTGTACATCAAAATGTTAGTGATGTATCTGCTCATGAAAAGATAATGAGAGAGAAGCAATTACTGCTAGAGCAGTTGGATGATGTGACAAAAGTTGCAGCAAAGATGGAGAATAATACAGATGTCACACAGTTCTGTGATATCATTAAATATGACATTGAAAACCATAACTGGTACATCCCTGGCTTGTGGCATGGTGTTCCCCCCATGGCATCTATCAGCACTGGGTATAGTGAAAAAGTAAATGaactaaaaatgcatttattggaATGTATAAAACACAAAGCACATTCTGATTCTTGTACCATAACTGATTTTACCGAGTGGATAAAAAGTTTATGGAATGCTGTGAAACACGAAAAATTCATATTTGGTTTTAGAAGTGTTTTAGTAGCAAATGCATACAACCAACTGTGCATGGCATACTCAGAGCAGGAGTGGAAGTTCAAGAAAGAGGCACACAGCTGGATGATAAAAACTGAGAACACCATCAAAAATCAGATCTCTGATGACCAAAAGCCTGGGATGCAGGTGTatttttacaaagaaattaatGAAATGTTACAGAAGCAAGTGGAGAGCATAGAAACGTTTTTGAAAGAATACTTTGAGAAAGATGATAAGTATGTGACGTTAGTTCTGCAATACAGAGATGATTTCACAAATAGTGTGTCACTGCTACGTGATGAACTTGCACGTAGCTTGAATAACAAGTGCACGGAAATCATTCATattcaaactgaaaaaaataaaattaaaaacatccAAGCAAACTATCAGAAAAGAATTGAAAAGCAAGTCAGTGCTCTCCTCGAAAAACACAGGCACTCAGAAAGAAAACTGAGTGTTGAAGAGCTAGAGTCTGAGTTCATGATAATGTGGAATAAAACTTTGCAGGAATTTAATCTAAGTGGTTTAAAGAGACAAGACATTGATAAAATGATGCTAGAACATCTAAGGAGAGACATGAGGAATAAAGCAGGCTACATCAATGAGAAATTGATTGAACTTCACAATTTAGAAGATTACCAGGCACAGGATTTTATGATAATTCCTGAATATTTTGAAGGACCAGAACTGCAGGCTGTCAAGAATATATCTAAAGAACAGCTTTGGAATGAGGCAACTTCTGTAGCCCTCACTATCTTGGCTCGATGTAATAGTTTTGTCACAAATAAGATTGCCACAAAAGAGGATTACAATGAAACACTTTGCCAACAATTACTAGACATTGTAAATGAGGGCCTCAAACAAAATATTGTACTGAAGTCAGAGTTCAAACCATTGCTTGAGCTAGATCTTAAACTTCTCAGTCTAGGGAAAGCGGCACCAAAGTTTCAAAAGAGGCACGATGATTTCATACAAGAGAATGACCCAAAGCTCTGCCTGGAAAAATTAAAGCCTGAGTACCTTCAAATTTTTAAAGAAGTCTATATGAAGACAGATGATTGCAGAGACCGGGCTAAAAGATTCTGTGACAAGTACCTGAAGCCAGCACTGATTGATTATGTATTTTCAAACCTTGGCAAAGATATTGTTGATGACATATTATCCAGTGAAGACTCTATGAAATATGGCAGTAGAATTTTCTTCCAAAATGCCCTGCTGAGtgacctgttaaaaaaaaaaatatttagcgaATATGTGAAATATTGTCTTCAATATGAGATCTTTGTAATAGACTGGATCACTAATTATATCACAGTTCGGTACATGGAAAGTGCAAGGCTGAAAAAGGTCATATCAACCAGGCTATCAGCTATTACAAGGAAAGTTAAAGAAACTCTTGAGATCAAATCAGTTTTAAGGCATACAACATTATCTGAAAGTTTAGATGAATTTTGTCAGAATTTAAAGAATGAATTAGTGATCTCGCAGAATGACATCACTCTGGTCATATTTCCAGACACTGCCAATGTTCAGGATTTCTGTAAGTATGTTAATCAATGTCTATCTGACATTGAAACACAAATACTAACGGAACTAAGCAGCTTGAATATGGAAGTTGTGCTAACCAGGACTTCCATAAAACCTCAAGATGAGCTGTTTAACAAAGTCTTTGGATGCGGGAAGCAGTGTCCATTTTGTAGGGTTCCTTGTGAATTAGGTGGTGCTGAACATAAAGAGCACTTTGCATCTATTCACCGACCTCAAGGATTGggacaatataaatataaatcctcAAATATTCTTTGCCATGAACTGTGCACAACAGATGTAATTAGCATTACAGCTTTTGAAAATGCTGCCACAAAATGGAACCCACATCCAtttaaagaatacaaaaaaatctACCCAGAATGGAAGATCCAAGCTGATTCAGGAATGAAGGCTTCTATATACTGGAAATATGTCTTCAAAGAGTTTAATGAAGAGTTTGCAAAAGAATACAATGCCTCAGCAGCAACTTTACCTGAAGACTGGGAAAAAATAACATTTCAGGAAGCTCTTGAAAGTATTCAAAGTAATTAA